A single region of the Fusarium fujikuroi IMI 58289 draft genome, chromosome FFUJ_chr05 genome encodes:
- a CDS encoding related to multidrug efflux pump — translation MPALLGYGDESLALDFDTIAAAPFMRMWSYVQRRQIANQVRLDHQNHIESIEYARPRFRKRSFSSRNNTGTSGEVSQQEPSESHCLVQSTCEDDPLNPLNWPRSSKAKNILVICSLVFTQCWAGSAISIGNSMASQEFGVGQIAENLSTAMFLFGVGTGALFAGPISETVGRNPTYLVATAFYLCFLLGSAMTLTFGGQVVCRYFVGLCASATLTINGASVNDQFRPVKRALVFPIVAWANVAASGWIVSNPRLGWRWTEWTTLMISGAAFVVALLFLPETYFPLILSWKAKELRRVTGDPRYTSQHEQKHSFWKQMRETLPLPATFFRSEPVIIVLGLYLVLLYILLFSFLSGFDYIFKETYKLEPGYQGSCFAAIAAGATAFVLCGPGLYEWARQHTERVRGASIQPEFRLWPAIVTAPFLPIALFWLGWTNYSTVSIWSGLGACFLFGIVLTAIYVSSYEYITDSYGEHSAIALGSITMSRYLIAGGMVMAARLMYEGIGVHWTMTVLGCVAMLLTPAPILFWKYGPQLRRRSPYATTDV, via the exons ATTGGGGTATGGCGATGAATCTTTGGCCCTTGATTTCGACACCATTGCAGCCGCTCCGTTCATGAGAATGTGGTCCTACGTCCAGCGCCGACAGATCGCCAACCAAGTAAGATTAGACCACCAAAATCACATCGAATCAATTGAGTATGCTAGACCTCGTTTTCGAAAACGGTCATTTTCATCCCGCAACAACACAGGAACATCTGGAGAAGTAAGCCAACAAGAGCCTAGCGAGAGTCACTGTCTAGTCCAAAGCACATGCGAAGATGATCCTCTGAATCCATTGAACTGGCCGCGATCATCAAAAGCGAAGAAtatcctcgtcatctgctCTCTGGTATTCACGCAATGCTGGGCTGGTTCTGCAATCTCGATAGGGAATTCCATGGCCAGTCAAGAGTTTGGTGTTGGTCAAATCGCCGAGAATCTCTCCACAGCCATGTTTCTCTTCGGTGTCGGAACCGGGGCGTTATTCGCTGGACCCATATCCGAAACCGTTGGAAGAAATCCTACTTACTTGGTGGCCACTGCGTTCTATCTTTGCTTCCTTCTTGGATCGGCTATGACACTGACGTTTGGTGGGCAAGTTGTCTGTCGATATTTCGTGGGTTTATGCGCCAGCGCAACGTTAACGATTAATGGGGCGAGTGTGAATGACCAGTTCAGGCCAGTCAAGAGAGCATTGGTGTTTCCAATTGTTGCTTGGGCCAATGTGGCGG CAAGCGGCTGGATTGTCTCCAACCCGAGGCTCGGTTGGAGATGGACAGAATGGACTACTCTGATGATTTCTGGAGCTGCCTTTGTAGTGGCCTTACTATTCCTTCCTGAGACATACTTTCCGCTGATTCTATCATGGAAAGCGAAAGAGCTTCGTCGCGTTACAGGTGATCCACGATACACATCGCAACATGAGCAGAAGCATTCATTCTGGAAGCAAATGAGAGAAACGCTCCCGTTACCAGCAACCTTTTTCCGAAGTGAACCGGTCATCATCGTACTAGGTCTCTACCTCGTCTTGCTGTATATTCTGCTCTTCAGTTTCCTATCAGGCTTTGACTACATCTTCAAAGAGACGTACAAACTCGAGCCTGGATACCAAGGCTCATGCTTCGCTGCCATTGCTGCCGGGGCCACGGCCTTCGTTCTTTGTGGACCTGGACTCTACGAGTGGGCAAGACAACATACCGAACGAGTTCGAGGAGCATCTATACAGCCAGAGTTCAGGCTCTGGCCAGCGATTGTGACAGCTCCATTCCTGCCCATCGCACTATtttggctgggctggacCAACTATTCCACAGTCTCCATTTGGAGCGGACTTGGGGCGTGCTTCTTGTTCGGGATTGTGCTGACAGCCATCTATGTCAGCAGCTATGAATATATCACTGATAGCTACGGTGAGCATTCCGCTATAGCTTTGGGTAGTATTACCATGTCCCGCTACCTGATCGCTGGCGGAATGGTCATGGCTGCGCGGCTGATGTATGAAGGTATTGGAGTCCATTGGACGATGACAGTTCTAGGGTGCGTAGCAATGTTGCTTACGCCAGCACCGATTCTGTTCTGGAAGTACGGTCCTCAGCTAAGGCGCAGAAGTCCATACGCAACTACTGATGTATAA
- a CDS encoding related to high affinity methionine permease, translated as MVSWRQPFSDRSDAAVATASNDGEFSDGSLKYVGETGGNSNAVTYQEATGAPVEHDSPLGYDVGPFTIVLINVTMMIGTGIYSTPSAILHGTGSVGLMFIYWTLGYLLCIASGAVYLEFTAYFPSRSGSEVVFLEQAFPRPTWFFPTTFAVQSVLLSFGSSNAVVLATYLFRCSTKDPSNWEIKGVALAGYTVACLCLVFNTKYAYWFQNAIGVVKILTLIFIIITGFVVLGGHTDVQDPKANFRNAFEGTGSASAYGLTNALYRIIFSYGGYNNAFNLANEVKNPVQSLKKYAFAALTTVYVLYMFANVAWLSAVPKKELESSGLTAASLFFGNVLGNSGAVRGLNFLIALSAFGNIMAVIVGLSRRLRECGRLVYSESLLRTNKLTYIHRQGVLPWTPLWVSTKPFGTPLGPYFTTWAITALMILAIPSGDAFNFVSDLGVYPGAAFNLAMAVGLYVVRWRRKRANLPAPEFKAWHILVIFNILVQLFVIVMPWYPPEGGMYAGDVSFWYATYVVTGIGILIACALYYYFWAFLLPKWKGYKLRSEAVILDNGVQSHEIRKVPISELDEWEATHDVAGRLRQTTVLQSEGPEKVSSRSSDSEAKV; from the exons ATGGTTTCCTGGAGACAACCATTCAGTGACCGCTCTGACGCGGCTGTTGCGACCGCTAGCAACGATGGCGAATTCTCTGACGGAAGCTTGAAATATGTAGGAGAGACAGGCGGTAATAGCAACGCTGTCACGTATCAGGAAGCCACTGGGGCGCCTGTCGAGCATGACTCGCCTTTGGGCTACGATGTTGGGCCATTCACTATCGTCTTGATCAATGTCACTATGATGATTGGTACTGGCATCTACTCTACAC CCTCGGCAATCTTACACGGCACCGGTTCGGTTGGTCTCATGTTCATCTATTGGACTTTGGGTTATTTG CTTTGCATTGCATCAGGTGCAGTCTACCTGGAATTTACCGCGTACTTTCCTAGTCGATCCGGCTCCGAGGTTGTCTTCCTCGAACAAGCGTTCCCTCGGCCTACCTGGTTTTTCCCAACCACCTTCGCTGTGCAGAGCGTCCTCTTGTCATTCGGTAGTAGCAATGCTGTTG TCCTGGCAACCTACCTCTTTCGGTGCTCCACCAAAGATCCTAGTAATTGGGAGATCAAAGGTGTAGCCCTCGCTGGATACACCGTGGCATGCTTGT GTCTGGTGTTCAACACCAAGTACGCCTACTGGTTCCAGAATGCGATTGGTGTTGTCAAGATTCTCACACTCATATTTATCATTATTACCGGATTCGTTGTTCTAGGTGGGCATACCGACGTTCAAGACCCCAAGGCCAATTTCCGAAACGCATTCGAAGGCACAGGCTCAGCTAGTGCATACGGTCTCACCAATGCACTATATCGAATCATCTTCTCTTATGGTGGATACAACAACGCTTTCAATCTCGCCAACGAAGTTAAG AACCCTGTCCAGTCTCTCAAGAAATATGCTTTTGCTGCATTAACGACGGTATATGTACTTTATATGTTCGCCAATGTCGCTTGGCTTTCAGCAG TGCCCAAGAAAGAGCTCGAGAGCTCCGGTCTGACAGCAGCAAGCCTGTTCTTTGGTAATGTGCTCGGAAACAGTGGAGCAGTGCGAGGTCTCAACTTTCTTATTGCTTTGAGTGCCTTTGGAAACATCATGGCCGTCATTGTTGGATTGTCCCGACGACTTCGAGAATGTGGAAGGCTTGTCTACTCCGAATCGCTGTTAAGGACGAACAAGCTAACATACATCCATAGACAAGGTGTCCTTCCGTGGACTCCCTTGTGGGTTTCTACCAAGCCATTTGGAACACCCCTCGGACCTTATTTCACCACTTGGGCTATCACAGCCCTTATGATTCTTGCCATCCCATCTGGCGATGCCTTCAACTTCG TGAGCGACCTCGGTGTATACCCGGGTGCGGCTTTCAATCTTGCCATGGCCGTGGGACTCTACGTTGTGCGCTGGCGCCGTAAGCGTGCAAACCTACCTGCCCCCGAGTTCAAGGCTTGGCATATTCTTGTCATTTTCAATATTCTCGTTCAGTTGTTTGTGATCGTTATGCCTTGGTATCCTCCCGAGGGTGGAATGTACGCCGGCGATGTCAGTTTCTGGTATGCCACATATGTCGTGACAGGTATCGGAAT CCTCATTGCATGTGCTTTGTACTACTATTTCTGGGCATTCCTGCTGCCAAAATGGAAGGGCTATAAGCTGCGATCAGAAGCCGTAATCCTGGATAATGGTGTTCAAAGTCATGAAATCAGAAAAGTTCCTATTAGTGAGCTGGATGAGTGGGAAGCGACGCATGATGTTGCTGGTCGTCTTCGTCAAACCACTGTACTACAGTCTGAAGGTCCTGAGAAAGTGTCTTCTCGGTCCAGTGATTCTGAGGCCAAGGTCTGA
- a CDS encoding related to sugar transport protein STP1 has protein sequence MINFHVWRHVPGKALLFLINLVASTALIFEGYNQGVLGTVSETPGFIDMAGIGSNGVVTNSTKQGGLAAAYYFGGMWGCFTGGWVGDKIGRKRGVLVGTLFGILGAALMAGSINSNMFLCARIIAGLGIGFLNAIVPPWVSELSEAHDRGSSFSLVFVSNYLGIAIAYWLNFGLRNANTEFRWRFPLAWMAIPLIIVDIALPFLPESPRWLIANGRREEAVDILCKLRGDLTRDTPKIATELAQIDSIVEATHNRRNELLNIALGGRYSGNLHLGRRAVMGFALQWIQQWTGILAIAAWAGTLFNLAGFDTHKSIWLAGLANTFGIPGTVAASFVIDRIGRIKSLMVSFVTQGIALTLVAAFIKTSQDMAATDSEKSQQLGTAAASFVFVYIWFFTMFNIIPCWIYGTEIWPQEIRAKGYSFTIFGWACGCGMTQFVIPIMLQRLGWATYIFFGAMNVVAMPLVWFFFPEVSKKSLEEINLLFTSNSLLVSKNMEEYERRLAEAGGDVAVASRQLLDEVDGYVQQVRGTEKDLENCGNGTIEQQDVVEG, from the exons ATGATCAACTTTCACGTCTGGAGGCATGTGCCTGGCAAGGCGTTGTTGTTTCTTATTAACCTTGTCGcttcaacagccttgatctttgAAG GGTATAACCAAGGTGTGCTGGGGACTGTGAGCGAGACCCCTGGCTTCATCGATATGGCTGGCATCGGCTCCAATGGAGTTGTAACCAACTCAACCAAACAAGGCGGTCTTGCAGCAGCTTACTACTTTGGAGGCATGTGGGGTTGTTTCACAGGTG GATGGGTTGGGGACAAGATTGGCCGCAAGCGCGGTGTCTTGGTCGGCACGCTCTTCGGCATTCTCGGTGCTGCTCTCATGGCCGGCAGTATCAACTCCAACATGTTCCTCTGCGCTCGAATTATCGCTGGTCTGGGGATTGGCTTTCTTAATGCCATCGTACCTCCTTGGGTCAGCGAATTGTCCGAAGCCCATGACCGTGGCTCTAGCTTCTCTCTGGTATTTGTTTCCAACTATCTAGGCATCGCCATCGCATACTGGCTCAACTTTGGTCTTCGCAACGCCAACACGGAGTTCCGTTGGCGCTTTCCGCTCGCCTGGATGGCCATTCCTCTTATCATTGTGGACATTGCTCTCCCATTCCTGCCTGAGTCTCCTAG ATGGCTCATTGCAAacgggagaagagaagaggctgTCGATATCCTCTGCAAACTTCGAGGCGACCTGACTCGAGACACACCCAAAATAGCTACCGAGCTTGCGCAAATCGACTCAATTGTCGAAGCCACCCACAACCGTCGTAatgagctcctcaacatAGCACTCGGCGGTCGATATTCCGGCAACCTCCATCTTGGAAGGCGAGCAGTCATGGGCTTTGCGCTTCAGTGGATCCAGCAATGGACCGGCATACTGGCTATTGCTGCTTGGGCCGGCACCCTGTTCAACCTCGCTGGTTTTGATACACACAAATCTATCTGGTTGGCTGGACTTGCCAACACTTTTGGCATCCCGGGAACTGTAGCGGCGTCTTTTGTGATCGATCGAATCGGTCGCATCAAATCCTTGATGGTGTCTTTCGTCACTCAAGGTATCGCACTGACCCTTGTTGCTGCCTTTATAAAGACCTCCCAAGACATGGCTGCTACAGATTCTGAGAAGTCTCAGCAGCTTGGTACTGCCGCGGCATCATTTGTCTTCGTCTATATCTG GTTCTTCACCATGTTCAACATCATTCCATGCTGGATCTATGGAACCGAAATCTGGCCCCAGGAGATTCGCGCCAAAGGCTACAGCTTCACAATCTTCGGTTGGGCATGTGGTTGTGGCATGACTCAATTCGTCATTCCCATCATGCTTCAGAGGCTCGGCTGGGCTACCTACATTTTTTTCGGGGCCATGAATGTCGTTGCTATGCCTCTtgtctggttcttcttcCCCGAAGTATCTAAAAAGTCCCTCGAGGAGATTAACCTCTTGTTCACAAGCAACAGTCTCCTCGTATCTAAGAACATGGAGGAATATGAGAGGCGCTTagctgaagctggtggaGACGTCGCAGTAGCCTCGAGACAGTTGCTTGATGAGGTCGATGGATATGTTCAGCAGGTTCGTGGCACTGAGAAGGATTTGGAGAACTGCGGAAATGGCACGATTGAGCAGCAAGATGTTGTCGAAGGTTAG
- a CDS encoding related to C6 transcription factor: MAIGNKAPKKSNTRRRRITQACDYCHQRSIRCRPSSDNQGCQNCKDFAQECTYHRTPRRRGTKPRGESTDHKDYSEDAARPPLNAANAGLAQESSPPSHDVRCVPRPRAVSVHDKQWEASYIASQASIMDLVEIYFEIVYPIFPFFHQPTFVRRISRAEYTSEKSIFSVTMALCALVSGRIRDGSVTNPKWDLESLHKIRPELFYDEAKKQLLELATESNIHILRAHAILAIAAIQNGKTRDMHHHLGLYHTLVAMDGLHNEANWPRNIDVVEREERRRLFWSMYTLDIYTAVVWGGIIRCSECQSEVAYPTEVDDDMISDNGITAQDPTPGNDSQSFAGREECWLSGWNFITDLYRVLEHALTRLRGYRRRQTTNSFLVGMFEEDFTATKASVRESVLQMYLNLPDCFKETPQMVCNVKKDRFGFQAANITATFQLLRIVLSAGSGTSIEQRCQIASEVVEAFVSIPIAYLLSISTPLLHHLGGIGSILGNVLEEPLSEADYTRVRGVMLSMAMLLENLEVIHHSTSASEKLRSQVSRIDEYMTRQRQISPSAAVPTASGAMMEESVLDSQVAQSYQEIIPDGVLDWTFPEYGDLLGDLTWNFNLN, from the exons ATGGCAATTGGCAATAAAGCACCCAAGAAGTCAAATACTAGGCGTAGGCGCATTACACAAGCGTGCGACTACTGTCATCAACGCAGCATTAGATGCCGGCCATCAAGCGACAACCAGGGATGTCAAAACTGCAAAGACTTTGCACAAGAATGCACCTATCATCGAACACCTCGACGACGCGGGACAAAGCCTCGGGGTGAATCGACAGATCATAAGGACTACTCAGAAGACGCTGCGCGCCCGCCGCTTAACGCTGCGAATGCTGGACTGGCCCAAGAAAGTAGCCCTCCATCCCATGATGTGAGATGCGTACCGAGGCCGCGAGCCGTCTCTGTTCACGACAAGCAATGGGAGGCATCATATATTGCCAGCCAAGCCAGCATCATGGACCTAGTTGAGATCTATTTCGAGATCGTTTACCCAATATTCCCGTTCTTTCACCAGCCAACGTTCGTTAGAAGAATCTCTCGAGCCGAGTACACAAGCGAGAAATCCATCTTTTCTGTCACGATGGCTCTTTGTGCCCTGGTCAGTGGTCGCATACGAGACGGGTCAGTAACGAACCCCAAATGGGACCTCGAGTCACTACATAAGATACGACCAGAATTGTTCTATGATGAGGCCAAGAAACAGCTCCTGGAGCTCGCGACAGAGTCAAACATACACATCCTTCGAGCGCACGCAATTCTTGCCATTGCAGCTATTCAAAATGGAAAGACGCGCGACATGCACCACCATCTTGGCTTGTATCACACACTGGTGGCAATGGATGGATTACATAATGAGGCCAATTGGCCACGCAATATTGATGTCGTGGAAcgagaggagaggagaagattg TTTTGGTCTATGTATACACTCGACATCTACACGGCAGTGGTTTGGGGTGGCATCATTCGATGTAGCGAGTGCCAATCTGAAGTAGCCTATCCAACAGAAGTTGACGATGACATGATCAGCGATAACGGAATAACAGCACAGGATCCAACACCTGGAAACGACAGTCAGTCTTTTGCAGGACGAGAGGAGTGCTGGCTATCAGGGTGGAATTTCATCACAGACCTGTATCGCGTCCTCGAACATGCCTTGACGCGGCTCCGAGGCTACAGAAGGCGACAAACCACAAATTCGTTCTTGGTAGGGATGTTTGAGGAGGACTTTACTGCTACCAAAGCATCAGTTCGCGAGAGCGTCCTTCAAATGTACCTCAACTTGCCGGATTGCTTCAAAGAAACGCCCCAAATGGTCTGTAACGTCAAGAAAGATCGTTTCGGGTTTCAGGCCGCGAATATCACTGCCACATTTCAACTACTGCGCATTGTCCTCTCCGCTGGTAGTGGGACCAGTATCGAACAGCGTTGCCAGATCGCCAGCGAAGTCGTCGAAGCATTTGTCTCTATACCGATTGCTTATCTGCTGTCTATCAGCACCCCGCTACTCCACCATCTTGGGGGCATTGGATCAATTTTAGGTAATGTGTTGGAAGAGCCGCTCAGCGAGGCCGACTATACTCGTGTACGGGGAGTAATGCTCTCAATGGCGATGCTGTTAGAGAACCTTGAGGTCATCCACCACAGCACCAGTGCGAGCGAGAAGCTCCGATCACAGGTTTCTCGAATTGATGAGTACATGACTAGACAGCGACAGATTTCCCCATCAGCCGCGGTCCCGACAGCATCtggagccatgatggaagAATCGGTACTGGACAGCCAAGTAGCCCAAAGCTATCAGGAGATCATACCAGATGGTGTATTGGACTGGACGTTTCCAGAATATGGAGATCTTCTTGGGGACCTAACGTGGAACTTCAACTTGAATTGA
- a CDS encoding related to Zn(II)Cys6 transcriptional activator, producing the protein MSTSLQATGRFRVSCFHCRDSKRRCDKSLPACQLCRRKDLECRYPQRRGQKAASPIDDAPNTDDAAARRNSHNSYHDTIQSEKAEELRIARAIHFLAPVLFRDLHLQLQRMEWDMPAEIEVQLGGRQQMQDTTKEFLLLTRSWMPIINGKRHLAAVLNPLAPLPRPAALLALCMKLCCLSVDETKEKRVLYDLVKKFYAEVEVQEDSCVQVMQAAVFIAVFEMGDAIFPAAYLTVGALARYGMAMGMYKINQDALGKNCGTVAIGASWADIEEMRRVWWGTLILDRLVNMSQPSRGLSTADPSFEDFLPVDDEVFHNQSSSPECATRISEGFTFKMGSFARLCQATHLISKSLAFCRVASDSSETVSQNSPPEEVRQLCRTLESLVRVNELEVTSRQLAFCSQSSVSHLGILLLQQHYWRQMGHESHHDSTPNVFPETISALETLDRISTTLREGGYDLWQHLEDGRCSLFLVELVYQGMLVLLRMGEIWLAEDVQSKKDSLGWLLSHVGKRWPLVGKITMHILSPCEYRHSRV; encoded by the exons ATGTCGACTTCATTGCAAGCAACGGGCAGATTTCGCGTCTCGTGTTTCCATTGTCGCGACAGTAAGCGACGCTGTGACAAATCATTGCCTGCATGCCAGCTCTGTCGTCGCAAAGACCTAGAATGTCGCTATCCGCAGCGGCGCGGGCAGAAGGCCGCTTCACCGATTGATGATGCGCCCAACACAGATGACGCTGCCGCAAGGAGGAACTCACATAACAGTTATCATGATACGATCCAATCTGAAAAGGCAGAAGAGCTGCGCATCGCCAGGGCCATTCATTTCCTGGCACCAGTCCTCTTTCGcgatctccatcttcaactgCAACGTATGGAATGGGATATGCCAGCTGAGATCGAGGTCCAACTTGGGGGTCGTCAGCAGATGCAAGACACGACAAAGGAATTTCTtttgttgacaagatcatggaTGCCTATAATTAATGGGAAGCGCCATCTAGCTGCCGTCTTGAATCCGCTGGCCCCGCTACCACGTCCAGCTGCCCTCCTAGCTTTGTGCATGAAGCTATGCTGCCTTTCAGTCGacgaaacaaaagaaaagcGCGTGCTATACGACCTTGTGAAGAAATTCTATGCCGAAGTTGAGGTTCAGGAGGACTCGTGCGTTCAAGTCATGCAGGCGGCCGTCTTCATCGCAGTCTTCGAGATGGGTGATGCAATCTTCCCGGCTGCTTACCTGACTGTCGGTGCTTTGGCAAGGTATGGCATGGCTATGGGAATGTACAAGATCAACCAGGATGCACTGGGTAAGAACTGCGGTACCGTAGCCATAGGCGCATCGTGGGCGGATATTGAAGAAATGAGGAGGGTTTGGTGGGGCACATTGATCCTCGATCG CTTAGTCAACATGTCTCAACCATCTCGTGGCTTAAGTACGGCTGATCCCTCATTCGAGGACTTTCTCCCCGTTGACGATGAAGTCTTTCACAACCAA TCGTCTTCACCCGAATGTGCCACTCGCATATCTGAGGGTTTTACCTTCAAGATGGGGTCTTTCGCACGGTTATGTCAAGCCAcccatctcatcagcaagTCTCTCGCATTCTGTCGTGTTGCCTCTGATAGCAGCGAAACTGTGTCACAGAACAGTCCGCCAGAGGAAGTGAGACAGCTATGCCGCACACTCGAGTCCCTAGTCCGCGTCAACGAACTCGAAGTGACCAGTCGTCAACTCGCGTTCTGTAGTCAGAGCTCTGTTTCACACCT TGGGATTCTGCTACTGCAGCAGCACTATTGGCGACAAATGGGCCACGAGTCACATCATGATTCGACACCTAATGTCTTCCCAGAAACAATTTCAGCGCTCGAAACTCTGGATCGCATCTCGACGACCCTACGCGAAGGCGGCTACGACTTATGGCAACATCTTGAAGACGGTCGGTGCTCTCTATTCTTAGTTGAACTGGTCTACCAAGGCATGTTGGTCCTGTTACGAATGGGTGAAATATGGCTTGCGGAGGACGTTCAGAGCAAGAAGGACTCACTAGGCTGGCTTCTCTCGCATGTGGGGAAGCGGTGGCCACTTGTCGGTAAGATCACTATGCACATATTATCCCCTTGCGAATACCGCCACAGCCGTGTATAA
- a CDS encoding related to salicylate hydroxylase, whose amino-acid sequence MTNKTDLRVSIIGAGMGGLAAALAFAKKGFTNIHVYEDAPALGFVGAGIQMAPNMIRLLDQLGVWTKSSIKDEATQVEEVVIHDGASNKLLVRVSMTDIGDKYEYPHYAGHRASLAEGIYDAAKAEPAVKFHFKKTLQYVEDFGPGKVKFIVKDENGKPQIVETDILIGADGIKSKVRESILAHLNLAADILETGTAAYRILLPRELLEPHPYLMYMLNSNTVRRWIGEHRHIIAYPIHNHSIFNIASVQPDVNFAGATNATWTNKGSKKAMKQVFEDFNPIVQQLLDLVPGEDVVEWKLRCHEPLATWTCGAVTMLGDACHPTLPHLSQGAAMAIEDAATLAEALSLMPGDGSDREAIEKTLKVYELLRKPRTSTLVDLAVQSAKALHLGAGNAREERDRQFAAAAKTGTAPVPDRWVSPEVQKMIYEHDCIKDTRERFEQTYKSVSKGVTSKL is encoded by the exons ATGACCAACAAGACCGATCTCAGGGTCTCCATTATTGGAGCAG GAATGGGAGGTTTGGCTGCTGCATTGGCGTTCGCCAAGAAAGGCTTCACAAACATCCATGTCTACGAAGACGCACCCGCCCTCGGCTTCGTCGGGGCTGGCATCCAAATGGCCCCCAACATGATCCGCCTCCTCGACCAACTCGGCGTCTGGACCAAATCATCCATCAAAGACGAAGCCACACAAGTAGAAGAAGTCGTGATCCACGATGGCGCCTCAAATAAACTTCTTGTGCGCGTTTCTATGACTGATATAGGGGATAAGTATGAGTATCCCCACTATGCAGGTCATCGTGCTTCGCTGGCTGAGGGGATCTATGATGCTGCGAAGGCGGAGCCGGCGGTCAAGTTTCATTTTAAGAAAACGCTGCAGTATGTTGAAGACTTTGGGCCGGGGAAGGTCAAGTTTATTGTGAAGGATGAGAATGGGAAACCGCAGATTGTTGAGACGGATATTCTCATCGGCGCTGACGGTATCAAGTCCAAGGTTAGAGAGTCGATACTCGCTCATCTGAACTTGGCAGCAGACATTCTTGAGACCGGAACAGCGGCTTACAGAATTCTCCTGCCCCGGGAACTGTTGGAACCACATCCGTACCTGATGTACatgctcaacagcaacaccgTTCGGAGGTGGATAGGCGAACACCGACACATCATCGCCTATCCTATTCACAATCATTCCATCTTCAATATTGCTTCAGTTCAACCTGATGTGAATTTCGCCGGCGCTACCAACGCTACATGGACCAACAAGGGAAGCAAAAAAGCCATGAAGCAGGTCTTTGAAGACTTCAACCCCATCGTTCAAcaacttcttgaccttgttccTGGTGAAGACGTCGTTGAGTGGAAACTGCGCTGTCATGAGCCCCTAGCAACGTGGACATGCGGTGCAGTTACCATGCTAGGCGATGCGTGCCATCCTACACTACCCCATCTTTCACAAGGCGCTGCAATGGCAATCGAAGACGCAGCTACGCTCGCTGAAGCATTGAGTCTAATGCCAGGCGACGGCTCAGACCGGGAAGCTATCGAAAAGACACTAAAGGTGTACGAACTTCTGCGAAAACCTCGTACATCGACTTTGGTAGACTTGGCGGTGCAATCTGCCAAGGCTCTGCATCTGGGTGCTGGAAATGCTAGAGAGGAGCGGGATCGTCAGTTTGCCGCTGCTGCGAAGACGGGAACTGCGCCTGTGCCGGATAGATGGGTTAGTCCGGAGGTGCAGAAGATGATTTATGAGCATGATTGTATCAAGGATACGAGAGAGCGGTTTGAGCAGACCTATAAGTCTGTTTCCAAGGGTGTCACATCGAAGTTGTAG